A genomic window from bacterium includes:
- a CDS encoding DUF362 domain-containing protein, with protein MMRSKVAVIKTKPETVLQDIARVMELAGFRQSLDPQKTTILKDNISWHYPFPGANTTPWQLEGVIRALQAAGYQDLSCVQNKTVVTDTFKGEDLNRYLPILKDHGVPVLYNFKGPDMKWVPYVPKAKMLALDKIFPEGILVPDYFFGKNIVHLPTVKCHIYTTTTGAMKNAFGGLLNTKRHYAHSWIHQVLVDLLAIQQEIHSGLFAVMDGTTAGNGPGPRTMFPVIKDYMLASSDQVAIDAVSAHMMGFDPMSIKYIRLAHEQGLGCGRFEEIDLLGDDVRQENWNFKVGKNLVKRVGGDLIWFGPLKKMQKFFFHTPLVHLFILASEIYHDYLRWPLKDRFTFENWKRETAWGRLFQKYS; from the coding sequence ATGATGAGATCCAAAGTAGCGGTCATCAAAACCAAACCGGAGACCGTCCTTCAGGACATCGCCCGGGTGATGGAGCTGGCGGGATTCAGGCAGTCGCTTGATCCCCAGAAGACCACCATCCTCAAGGACAACATCTCCTGGCATTACCCCTTTCCCGGGGCCAACACCACGCCCTGGCAGCTGGAGGGCGTGATCCGGGCTTTGCAGGCGGCCGGATACCAGGACCTGTCCTGCGTCCAGAACAAGACGGTGGTCACCGACACTTTCAAGGGCGAGGACCTCAACCGTTACCTGCCCATCCTTAAGGATCACGGGGTCCCGGTGCTGTACAATTTCAAGGGCCCGGACATGAAGTGGGTGCCCTATGTCCCCAAAGCGAAGATGCTGGCCCTGGACAAGATATTTCCCGAAGGGATACTGGTGCCGGACTATTTCTTCGGCAAGAACATCGTCCACCTGCCCACCGTCAAGTGCCACATCTACACCACCACCACCGGGGCCATGAAGAACGCCTTCGGCGGCCTGCTGAACACCAAACGGCATTATGCCCATTCCTGGATCCACCAGGTGCTGGTGGATCTTTTAGCCATCCAGCAGGAGATCCATTCTGGGCTGTTCGCGGTGATGGACGGGACCACCGCCGGAAACGGCCCCGGCCCCCGAACCATGTTCCCGGTGATCAAAGACTACATGCTGGCCTCCAGCGACCAGGTGGCCATCGATGCGGTCTCGGCCCACATGATGGGCTTTGATCCCATGTCCATCAAGTACATCCGGCTGGCCCACGAGCAGGGTTTGGGCTGCGGCAGGTTCGAGGAGATCGATCTTTTGGGGGACGATGTCCGCCAGGAGAACTGGAACTTTAAAGTGGGCAAGAACCTGGTCAAAAGGGTGGGCGGGGACCTGATCTGGTTTGGGCCGTTGAAGAAGATGCAGAAATTCTTCTTTCACACCCCGCTGGTGCACCTGTTCATCCTGGCCTCGGAGATCTACCACGACTACCTGCGCTGGCCGCTAAAGGACAGGTTCACCTTTGAAAACTGGAAGAGGGAAACGGCCTGGGGGAGACTGTTCCAAAAGTATTCATAG
- a CDS encoding helix-hairpin-helix domain-containing protein, whose amino-acid sequence MNSERQTRSCRYLRRPGQTESIKGLQVIPGVGPSIAEDLNRLGIKKVSCLKGRDPEKLYARYCAMEGHPVDRCLLYVFRCAVYYASHDKHDPELLKWWNWADRKLKAKSRK is encoded by the coding sequence ATGAACAGTGAACGGCAGACAAGATCCTGCAGATATTTGCGCCGCCCCGGGCAGACCGAAAGCATCAAAGGACTGCAGGTGATCCCCGGGGTGGGGCCCAGTATCGCGGAGGACCTGAACCGGCTGGGGATCAAGAAGGTCTCCTGCCTTAAGGGCCGGGACCCGGAGAAGCTCTACGCCAGATACTGTGCCATGGAAGGGCACCCGGTGGACCGCTGCCTGCTGTATGTCTTCCGCTGCGCGGTTTATTATGCTTCGCATGACAAGCACGACCCGGAACTGTTGAAGTGGTGGAACTGGGCTGATCGAAAACTAAAAGCAAAAAGCAGAAAATGA
- a CDS encoding DUF1846 domain-containing protein → MKNGFDNEKYLQLQTEAIRERVSKFGGKLYLEFGGKLIYDYHAARVLPGFHPNVKMQLLQQLKDQADILLCIYAGDIERRKIRADFGITYDVDAMKLIDDLKANGISVKAVIITRFQNQPAAVIFKNKLQHRGLTVYTHGYTKGYPTDVDTVVSDLGYGANEYAATDKPLVVVTGPGPGSGKLATCLSQMYHDHRHGLKSGYAKFETFPIWNIPLKHPVNVAYEAATADIRDYNMIDPFHLEAYGKSTVNYNRDVEVFPVLRRILVKIMDDPMYKSPTDMGVNCAGFGIVDDEAVKEASRQEIIRRYFRYRCEHVMGFVDKETIQRVELLMNDLGIKPEDRPVVEPARQASAEGQDCGKGNEGIFCGTAIQLPDGTIIAGKNSPQMHAASSLVLNAVKKLAGIPDQIHLISPAIIESIANLDRNILKERTVSLDLEETLIALAVSAMTNPTAQLAMEHLKKLQGCEVHSTHIPTPGDEEGLRKLGVNLTSDPNFSSHSLFVV, encoded by the coding sequence ATGAAGAACGGTTTTGACAACGAGAAATACCTGCAGCTGCAGACCGAGGCCATCCGGGAGCGGGTGTCCAAGTTCGGCGGCAAGCTTTACCTGGAGTTCGGGGGCAAGCTGATCTACGATTACCACGCGGCCCGGGTGCTGCCCGGCTTCCATCCCAACGTCAAGATGCAGCTGCTGCAGCAGCTGAAGGACCAGGCCGACATCCTGTTGTGCATCTACGCCGGGGACATCGAGCGTCGCAAGATCCGGGCGGATTTCGGCATCACCTACGACGTGGACGCCATGAAGCTGATAGACGACCTGAAGGCCAACGGGATCTCGGTGAAGGCGGTGATCATCACCCGGTTCCAGAACCAGCCGGCGGCGGTGATCTTTAAGAACAAGCTCCAGCACCGGGGCCTGACGGTCTACACCCACGGCTACACCAAGGGCTATCCCACCGATGTCGACACCGTGGTCAGCGACCTGGGGTACGGGGCCAACGAATACGCGGCCACCGACAAACCGCTGGTGGTGGTGACCGGGCCGGGGCCGGGCAGCGGCAAGCTGGCCACCTGTTTGTCCCAGATGTACCACGACCACCGCCACGGCCTGAAATCCGGCTACGCCAAGTTCGAGACCTTTCCCATCTGGAACATCCCGCTTAAGCACCCGGTGAACGTGGCCTACGAGGCGGCCACCGCCGACATCCGGGACTACAATATGATCGACCCCTTCCATCTGGAGGCCTACGGCAAGAGCACGGTCAACTACAACCGGGACGTGGAGGTGTTTCCGGTGCTGCGCCGGATCCTGGTGAAGATCATGGACGACCCGATGTACAAGTCGCCCACCGACATGGGGGTCAACTGCGCCGGGTTCGGCATCGTGGACGACGAGGCGGTGAAGGAGGCCTCCCGGCAGGAGATCATCCGGCGCTACTTCCGCTACCGCTGCGAGCACGTGATGGGCTTCGTGGACAAGGAGACCATCCAGAGGGTGGAACTGCTGATGAACGACCTGGGGATCAAGCCGGAGGACCGGCCGGTGGTGGAGCCGGCCCGCCAAGCCTCGGCCGAGGGCCAGGACTGCGGCAAGGGAAACGAGGGGATCTTCTGCGGCACCGCCATCCAGCTGCCGGACGGGACCATCATCGCCGGCAAGAACTCGCCTCAGATGCACGCCGCCTCCAGCCTGGTGCTGAACGCGGTCAAGAAGCTGGCCGGGATCCCGGACCAGATCCACCTGATCTCGCCGGCCATCATCGAGTCCATCGCCAACCTGGACCGCAACATCCTGAAGGAGCGGACGGTCAGCCTGGACCTGGAGGAGACACTGATAGCCCTGGCGGTCAGCGCCATGACCAACCCCACCGCCCAGCTGGCCATGGAGCATTTGAAGAAACTGCAGGGCTGCGAGGTGCACAGCACACACATCCCCACCCCCGGCGACGAGGAGGGGCTGCGCAAGCTGGGGGTGAACCTGACCAGCGACCCCAATTTTTCCAGCCACAGCTTGTTCGTGGTGTGA